From Actinomycetota bacterium:
CGTCGTGCCGTCGCGGATGAGGTCCTCGATCACCTCCCACATGCCATTGCGGCTGCGGGGGTCGAGCCCGGTGGTCGGCTCGTCGAGGAAGATCACCGGCGGATGGCCGATCAGGCTCATGGCGATGTCCAGGCGGCGGCGCATGCCTCCGGAGTAGGTCGCCACCCTCCGCTTGGCCGCGTCGATGAGCTGGAAGCGGGCCAGCAGGTCATCCGCGATCTGGCCGGCGTCCTTCACGCGCCGCAACCGGGCCATCAGGATCAGGTTCTCGCGCCCGGTGAGGATCTCGTCCACGGCGGCGAACTGCCCGGTGAGGCTGATCGACTCTCGCACGTTCGCCGGGTGCGTGGCGACGTCGAAGCCGGCGACGGTGGCCGTCCCCGCGTCGGGCTTGAGCAGCGTGGTCAGGATGCGCACGATCGT
This genomic window contains:
- a CDS encoding ATP-binding cassette domain-containing protein; the protein is MTQSSAAITARGIRKSFGEHTVLDDVDLEVDQGTIFALLGPNGAGKTTIVRILTTLLKPDAGTATVAGFDVATHPANVRESISLTGQFAAVDEILTGRENLILMARLRRVKDAGQIADDLLARFQLIDAAKRRVATYSGGMRRRLDIAMSLIGHPPVIFLDEPTTGLDPRSRNGMWEVIEDLIRDGTT